From a region of the Candidatus Eremiobacteraceae bacterium genome:
- a CDS encoding methylmalonyl-CoA mutase family protein, with product MKRRITESGIEIEPRYSAADVADLDLAHQPGPGEYPYARGIQKDMYRGRLWTMRQYAGFGSARESNARYRYLRSQGQSGLSVAFDLPTQMGMDSDAPRAHGEVGRTGVAICTVADMEALFADIPQDDVSVSMTINAPASILLALYLAVARRRGVPFGKLSGTSQNDILKEYAARGTYIYPPAPSMRLVTDLMRYCADHVHGWNTISVSGYHIREAGATAAQELAFTLANGRAYLRAAVDAGLDVDIVAPRVSFFWNAHNNFFEEVAKFRASRMLWADIVRHEFNAKSPKSWLMRFHTQTGGSTLTAQEPDNNVVRVTLQALAAVLGGTQSLHTNGKDEALALPTERSAKLALRTQQIIALESGVADTADPLGGSYFVERLTADMAAAARAIMAEIDARGGAVAAIEAGWIQEQIADSAYRAQARVEAGDAAIVGVNKYVDPVAETQAVEVHRIDPALERDQRASLAAFRAARDGALVEQRLAAVKRAASGGAPLLPEFIEAVDAGCTLGETSDALREIFSVHRPTAFV from the coding sequence ATGAAGCGTCGCATCACCGAGAGCGGCATCGAAATCGAGCCGCGCTATTCCGCAGCCGATGTCGCCGATCTCGATCTCGCTCATCAGCCCGGCCCCGGCGAATACCCGTATGCGCGCGGCATTCAAAAAGACATGTACCGGGGCCGGCTGTGGACGATGCGCCAATACGCCGGATTCGGCTCGGCGAGAGAATCCAATGCCCGTTACCGTTACTTGCGGTCGCAGGGACAGTCCGGTCTCTCCGTCGCGTTCGACTTGCCCACCCAGATGGGGATGGATTCCGATGCGCCGCGAGCGCACGGCGAAGTCGGTCGGACGGGCGTCGCGATCTGCACCGTGGCCGATATGGAAGCCCTCTTCGCGGACATCCCGCAGGATGACGTGAGCGTTTCCATGACCATCAATGCGCCGGCCTCGATTCTGCTGGCTCTTTACCTCGCGGTCGCCCGGCGCCGCGGCGTGCCGTTCGGCAAACTCTCCGGCACGTCGCAAAACGATATCCTCAAAGAATACGCGGCGCGCGGCACGTACATCTATCCGCCTGCGCCCTCCATGCGTTTGGTCACCGATCTCATGCGCTACTGCGCCGATCACGTGCACGGTTGGAACACGATCAGCGTCAGCGGCTATCACATACGGGAGGCCGGCGCCACCGCCGCCCAAGAGCTGGCTTTCACACTTGCGAACGGGCGCGCGTATTTACGCGCCGCCGTCGACGCCGGTTTGGATGTCGACATCGTCGCGCCGCGCGTCTCGTTTTTTTGGAACGCGCACAACAATTTCTTCGAAGAGGTCGCGAAGTTCCGCGCCTCGCGCATGTTGTGGGCGGATATCGTCCGTCACGAGTTCAACGCCAAATCGCCCAAGTCGTGGCTCATGCGTTTCCACACGCAGACCGGCGGATCCACGCTCACCGCGCAAGAACCCGACAACAACGTCGTGCGCGTGACGCTACAGGCGCTGGCAGCGGTTCTGGGCGGAACGCAATCGCTTCATACCAACGGCAAAGACGAGGCGCTCGCGTTGCCGACCGAGCGCTCCGCCAAACTCGCATTGCGAACGCAACAGATCATCGCCCTCGAAAGCGGAGTGGCCGACACCGCCGATCCGCTCGGCGGATCGTACTTCGTCGAGCGGCTCACCGCCGACATGGCGGCAGCCGCTCGCGCGATCATGGCAGAGATCGACGCGCGCGGTGGCGCAGTCGCCGCCATCGAAGCCGGTTGGATTCAAGAACAGATTGCGGACAGCGCGTATCGCGCGCAGGCGCGAGTGGAAGCCGGCGACGCCGCAATAGTCGGCGTGAACAAATACGTCGATCCGGTCGCGGAGACGCAAGCCGTGGAGGTGCACCGCATCGATCCCGCGCTCGAACGCGATCAGCGAGCATCGCTGGCCGCGTTTCGCGCCGCCCGCGATGGCGCACTGGTCGAGCAGCGTCTCGCTGCCGTCAAGCGCGCGGCCTCCGGCGGCGCGCCACTGCTTCCGGAGTTCATCGAGGCCGTCGACGCGGGCTGCACGCTCGGCGAAACGTCCGATGCGCTGCGCGAGATATTCTCCGTGCACCGGCCCACGGCGTTCGTCTGA
- the mce gene encoding methylmalonyl-CoA epimerase, producing the protein MLERPIDHVALVVADLAQAEKIYAALGFEVRYRERVDEQGVEIIGMRAGDSTIELMKPLAADSALDRFRGDKPTRLHHIAYRVADLEDELARLSSAGIRLIDERPRRGAHGNLIAFIHPSATGGTLVELCQPQNLVSGARDADT; encoded by the coding sequence ATGCTCGAGCGGCCCATCGATCATGTCGCTTTGGTCGTGGCGGATCTAGCGCAAGCCGAGAAGATCTATGCGGCGCTCGGATTCGAAGTCCGCTATCGCGAACGGGTAGACGAGCAGGGTGTCGAAATCATCGGCATGAGGGCCGGGGACTCCACGATCGAGCTCATGAAACCGCTCGCCGCGGACTCGGCGCTCGACCGGTTTCGCGGCGACAAGCCGACCAGGCTCCACCATATCGCCTACCGGGTCGCCGACTTAGAGGACGAGCTTGCCCGCCTGAGCAGCGCCGGCATCCGCCTCATCGATGAGCGCCCGCGCCGCGGCGCGCATGGCAATTTGATCGCTTTTATCCACCCTTCGGCAACCGGGGGTACCTTAGTCGAGCTTTGTCAGCCGCAAAACCTTGTGTCCGGAGCGAGGGACGCCGATACATAA
- a CDS encoding sensor domain-containing phosphodiesterase yields the protein MNPLVDATGAGVISTDASGNITYCSGAAAALFGFDSGALEGRKIGAIIEDRGRPAPAAPTADFDGIGLRRNGDPFNLDIGVLELRTSGPSSYLWVVRDKAGASVRKDRLDALWRLIVGADLNLDAQGKAVLDEGKRSLAMDFAALGHIEGAQLVVDFASPDEPERGRGARIPLRSTFSALVLEAKGLLGSRGDEAKGRGAGIGTTFKAGELQYVLMFTAKAPRSVDFPEEDNVYVEMLGAYFARLLAQSAQSTQIKRIAFEDELTGLPNHAFCQARLQERFAATARRTEKFTLFLTGFDAFKRVNDIGRDVGDGVLAEAARRLSDAAPSADVIARFDGDQFCVLVSDAMTSTEAEQLARTLIEMLSMAYSINGHDVAVTTSVGIVVFPGDAANAETFESNARVALQRAKQQSPGSLCFFSSEFTESLEQRRVLREALRVALDNHEFALYYQPLADLETGAVIGAEGLLRWTRPGHGIVLPGEFLSLAEESGLMIPIGNWVVREACKQCRRWADAGTPLRVAFNVSARQFQSPSFARQVGAAMAQAGADPKLLEIEITEAIAIQHPGSVQLILTDLRHLGVRVALDDFGTGYSSFAYLKSLPVDIIKIDQMFVSRVPIDNDDSAIVRAIIAFGLCTGRDVHAEGVESVEQANWLRAEGCDTAQGFLFGKAMPVDEFTAFVQEYNTEKDPA from the coding sequence GTGAACCCGCTCGTCGACGCGACGGGCGCAGGCGTCATCTCCACTGACGCATCCGGCAACATCACCTATTGCAGCGGCGCCGCTGCGGCGCTCTTCGGCTTCGACAGCGGAGCTCTCGAGGGTCGCAAGATCGGCGCGATCATCGAAGACCGCGGACGTCCGGCGCCCGCCGCGCCGACCGCGGATTTCGACGGAATCGGTTTGCGCCGCAACGGCGATCCGTTCAATCTCGACATCGGCGTTTTGGAGTTGCGCACAAGCGGACCGAGCTCATACCTTTGGGTGGTTCGCGACAAGGCGGGCGCTTCGGTTCGAAAAGACCGGCTCGACGCGCTCTGGCGGCTCATCGTCGGAGCGGATCTCAATCTTGATGCGCAAGGCAAGGCCGTGCTCGACGAAGGCAAGCGTTCGCTCGCGATGGACTTCGCGGCGCTTGGTCACATCGAAGGCGCGCAGCTCGTCGTCGACTTCGCCTCTCCGGACGAGCCCGAACGCGGGCGCGGTGCGCGCATTCCCTTGCGCTCGACGTTTTCTGCGCTGGTCCTCGAAGCGAAAGGTCTGCTCGGCTCCAGAGGCGATGAGGCAAAAGGACGCGGCGCGGGCATCGGCACCACTTTCAAGGCAGGTGAACTGCAATACGTGTTGATGTTCACCGCAAAGGCACCACGCTCGGTCGATTTTCCCGAAGAAGACAACGTCTACGTCGAGATGCTCGGCGCGTACTTCGCACGCCTTCTCGCGCAAAGCGCGCAATCGACTCAGATAAAGAGGATCGCGTTCGAAGATGAACTGACCGGGCTTCCCAACCACGCTTTTTGCCAGGCTCGTTTGCAGGAGCGCTTCGCCGCGACCGCGCGGCGTACGGAGAAATTCACACTCTTTTTGACCGGGTTTGACGCCTTCAAGCGCGTGAACGACATTGGCAGAGACGTCGGCGACGGCGTGCTCGCCGAAGCCGCCCGGCGACTCAGTGACGCAGCTCCATCCGCCGACGTCATCGCCCGTTTCGACGGCGATCAGTTCTGCGTGCTCGTCTCCGACGCGATGACTTCCACCGAGGCCGAGCAACTCGCCAGGACTCTGATCGAAATGCTCTCGATGGCGTACTCGATCAACGGCCACGACGTCGCGGTCACGACCAGCGTGGGCATCGTCGTATTTCCCGGCGACGCGGCGAATGCCGAAACGTTTGAAAGCAACGCGCGCGTCGCGCTCCAGCGCGCCAAACAGCAGAGCCCAGGATCGCTGTGTTTTTTCAGCAGCGAATTCACCGAGAGCCTGGAGCAGCGCCGGGTGCTTCGCGAGGCGCTGCGAGTCGCGCTCGACAATCACGAATTTGCTCTCTACTACCAGCCGCTGGCGGACCTCGAAACCGGAGCCGTGATCGGCGCCGAGGGGCTGCTACGTTGGACCCGCCCCGGGCACGGAATCGTTCTGCCCGGTGAGTTCCTCTCGCTTGCTGAAGAGAGCGGGCTGATGATTCCAATCGGCAACTGGGTCGTGCGCGAAGCGTGCAAGCAGTGCCGCCGTTGGGCCGACGCCGGCACGCCCTTGCGCGTCGCGTTCAATGTCTCGGCCCGGCAATTCCAGTCGCCGTCGTTCGCGCGCCAGGTCGGCGCGGCGATGGCTCAAGCCGGAGCCGATCCGAAACTCTTGGAGATCGAGATCACCGAAGCCATCGCCATACAGCATCCCGGATCGGTGCAATTGATCTTGACCGACCTGCGTCATCTCGGCGTCAGAGTAGCGCTCGACGACTTCGGCACTGGTTATTCGTCGTTCGCCTATCTCAAGAGCCTGCCGGTCGACATCATCAAGATCGATCAGATGTTTGTCAGCCGCGTACCCATCGACAATGACGATTCTGCGATCGTGCGCGCAATCATCGCTTTCGGCTTGTGCACCGGGCGCGACGTGCACGCCGAAGGCGTGGAGTCTGTGGAACAGGCGAATTGGCTTCGGGCCGAAGGCTGCGACACAGCGCAAGGCTTTTTGTTTGGAAAAGCGATGCCGGTCGACGAGTTCACCGCTTTCGTGCAAGAGTACAACACGGAGAAGGATCCGGCGTAA
- a CDS encoding HlyD family efflux transporter periplasmic adaptor subunit: MRDSRPIRIMAVVTATFALAAGACSGGRGDFPYSGTLLRESASVGSTIGGRVTSVLVASGSRVRARQVILTFDDLQQRAAVAAAQAQAKAAEATLADAIAGPRPSEIARADAQAAQAQAAYEQLRLSGGPQTSGAAAQVRASEAQLRLAQANAGIAARTAQRQRELYVKGAIALQTADSAEAAARAASDAVGTAQALLHAAQAQAAAVERADVPQQTQAALQAYLAASAQATTIRAGTRPEQIQSVRAQALAAVANERLAEAKLAECTVRAPADGVVSALDLHRGDLVAPGAIVATVDEFQDPYVRIYVRQADLADFATGTAVHVRADDAPDKTFDGVVAQVDSNAQFTPRDVQTPEDRADLSFGVKIQVHDPGGVLHGGTTASVAVP; encoded by the coding sequence ATGAGGGACTCGCGCCCGATTCGAATCATGGCCGTCGTCACCGCGACGTTTGCATTGGCGGCCGGCGCATGCAGTGGGGGGCGCGGCGATTTCCCCTACAGCGGCACGTTACTCCGAGAATCGGCTTCGGTGGGCAGCACGATCGGCGGTCGGGTGACCTCGGTTTTAGTCGCGAGCGGAAGCCGCGTGCGCGCCCGGCAAGTCATTCTCACGTTCGACGATTTGCAGCAGCGCGCCGCGGTGGCGGCTGCGCAAGCGCAAGCAAAAGCAGCCGAAGCCACGCTCGCAGACGCGATCGCCGGACCGCGGCCGAGCGAAATCGCGCGCGCCGACGCACAGGCGGCACAAGCACAAGCCGCATACGAGCAACTCCGATTGTCGGGCGGCCCGCAAACATCGGGAGCCGCCGCACAAGTCCGGGCGAGCGAAGCGCAACTTAGGCTTGCTCAAGCAAACGCAGGCATCGCCGCGCGCACGGCGCAGCGCCAGCGCGAGTTGTACGTCAAGGGCGCCATCGCTTTGCAGACGGCGGACAGCGCCGAGGCTGCGGCCCGCGCCGCGAGCGACGCCGTGGGCACCGCGCAAGCATTGCTGCACGCCGCGCAAGCTCAAGCCGCTGCGGTGGAGCGAGCCGATGTACCCCAGCAGACGCAAGCCGCTCTGCAAGCGTATCTCGCCGCAAGCGCTCAAGCCACAACGATTCGGGCCGGCACTCGACCAGAGCAGATCCAGAGCGTGCGTGCGCAAGCGCTCGCGGCTGTTGCCAACGAGAGACTTGCCGAAGCCAAGCTGGCAGAGTGCACGGTACGCGCACCGGCCGATGGAGTGGTGAGCGCGCTCGACCTCCATCGCGGCGATCTGGTCGCGCCCGGTGCGATCGTCGCCACCGTCGATGAGTTCCAAGATCCGTACGTGCGCATCTATGTCCGCCAAGCAGATCTCGCTGATTTCGCGACCGGCACTGCCGTCCACGTGCGCGCCGATGACGCGCCCGATAAGACCTTTGACGGCGTCGTGGCGCAGGTCGACTCGAACGCTCAATTCACACCGCGCGATGTGCAGACGCCGGAGGATCGCGCCGACTTGAGCTTTGGCGTTAAGATTCAGGTCCACGATCCCGGAGGCGTGCTGCACGGAGGCACGACGGCAAGCGTAGCCGTTCCGTGA